A portion of the Bactrocera neohumeralis isolate Rockhampton chromosome 2, APGP_CSIRO_Bneo_wtdbg2-racon-allhic-juicebox.fasta_v2, whole genome shotgun sequence genome contains these proteins:
- the LOC126764084 gene encoding uncharacterized protein LOC126764084 isoform X1: protein MVRKILRESYFHAGRMLTKPIIKSFQPIVQLPLRQQLYPAYYEKKCWLQNNCTPWEQVIDYWKETSGQRIIDIYNASSLSCIFSEWPRYKDFRGYELVEIGFETLYPGKGNMLFLKLEKFYKEILKIFDRDIKDRVSRELFLKYLHIDNISNECKYCISTILLHALLQPLRLNKDKKPTIADAQADFVTLVATRNDIQPTIIELKNQFAVRKGKLQPRIIVVGSDWSSISEFYVFCDGLQWKCTTYMKCVDCIIKLSYVYKIEYSQRSKQVWAFLEQYFYWAIMPNFACFICQKAHLNSIELIKHLKSAHGTPPVCKFQCNEYNCKQIFSNIHRFQIHLKKHLKIEIANLVKKILLLLIFQFKQLIHQIN from the exons ATGGTAAGAAAAATCCTACGGGAAAGCTATTTTCACGCTGGACGAATGCTGACAAAAccaattataaaaagttttcaaccGATCGTACAACTACCGCTTCGCCAGCAGCTTTATCCAGCG TATTACGAAAAGAAATGCTGGCTGCAGAATAATTGCACACCATGGGAACAGGTTATTGATTACTGGAAGGAGACATCTGGTCAAAGAATTATAGATATCTATAACGCCAGTTCTTTAAGCTGCATTTTTAGTGAATGGCCGCGCTATAAGGACTTTCGTGGATATGAACTT GTAGAAATAGGCTTTGAGACTCTTTACCCCGGGAAaggaaatatgttatttttgaaattggaGAAGTTTTATAAAGAAATCCTCAAAATTTTTGATAGAGATATAAAAGACCGTGTTTCAAGGGAACTATTCTTAAAGTATTTGCACATTGACAACATCTCAAATG aatgtaaatattgtataagTACAATTCTTCTACATGCTTTGCTACAGCCTTTGAGGCTTAATAAGGACAAAAAACCAACAATAGCTGATGCCCAAGCAGATTTCGTAACACTCGTTGCAACACGTAATGATATTCAACCCACAATAATTGAATTGAAGAACCAGTTTGCGGTAAGAAAGGGGAAACTACAGCCGAGAATTATCGTCGTTGGATCAGATTGGTCATCCATTTCagagttttatgttttttgcgaTGGTCTGCAATGGAAATGTACTACGTATATGAAGTGCGTTGACTGCATTATTAAACTATCGTACGTTTATAAGATAGAGTATTCACAAAGAAGCAAGCAAGTATGGGCATttttagaacaatatttttattgggcTATAATGcccaattttgcttgtttcatTTGTCAAAAAGCTCACTTAAATTCTATAGAGCTGATTAAACATCTAAAGTCAGCTCATGGTACTCCACCAGTTTGTAAATTTCAATGTAACGAATataattgcaaacaaattttttctaacaTTCACAGATTTCAAATTCACctcaaaaaacatttgaaaatagaAATAGCCAATCTTGTAAAGAAAATTCTCTTGCTCTTAATATTCCAATTCAAACAACTAATTCATCAAATCAACTAG
- the LOC126764084 gene encoding uncharacterized protein LOC126764084 isoform X2 — MKNFSENLPYTHFINSSFWQNLKKNNVTIPFFLYMDDFEINDPLGSKSGQQKICGIYYNFPSVPQYQLSKLSNIFVAGFVKVRDLQDCGFTVCLTPLLNILKTLEINGLQINVDGKSCIIHFKLVQILGDNLGLNTALGYVSSFSANSWCRICKRQKLQTRTDCLEVPNSLRTRSSYNSDILLNNPVVSGIKNVSIFNSLSNFHVTDNIACDIMHDLFLGVCKYNFSKILHYFVYEKKFFCLETLNYRKQMFQYGDTEIGNISPPIQKHHIQNASFKMNARQIKTFSHLILLMVGDLIDRDDLVSV; from the coding sequence atgaaaaacttttcagaAAACCTTCCTTATACTCATTTCATCAATAGCAGCTTTTggcaaaatttaaagaaaaataatgtaacgattccattttttttgtatatggatGACTTCGAAATTAATGATCCTTTGGGCAGTAAATCTGGCCAACAAAAAATTTGCGGTATATATTATAACTTTCCAAGCGTACCTCagtaccaacttagcaaattatcaaatatatttgtagcAGGGTTTGTTAAAGTTCGAGATCTACAAGATTGTGGATTTACTGTTTGCCTTACACCACttctgaatattttaaaaacattggAAATTAATGGCCTTCAAATAAATGTAGATGGCAAAAGCtgtataatacattttaaactaGTACAAATTTTAGGCGATAATCTTGGTCTTAACACTGCATTAGGCTATGTCAGTTCTTTTTCTGCGAATTCTTGGTGCAGAATATGCAAAAGGCAAAAACTTCAAACTCGTACAGATTGTCTTGAAGTCCCGAACTCATTACGAACTAGAAGTAGTTATAATAGCGATATTTTACTGAACAATCCTGTTGTTAGTGGcattaaaaatgtttcgataTTTAATTCCTTGTCAAACTTTCATGTAACCGATAACATTGCTTGTGACATAATGCACGATTTATTTTTGGGtgtttgcaaatataatttttccaaaattttacattattttgtgtatgaaaaaaagtttttttgtttagaaactTTGAATTACAGGAAACAGATGTTTCAGTATGGGGATACAGAAATTGGCAATATAAGTCCACCCATTCAAAAGCACCATATACAAAACGCTTCATTCAAAATGAACGCGAGACAGATCAAAACATTTTCTCACTTGATACTGCTCATGGTAGGTGATCTAATTGATCGAGATGATTTAgtcagcgtttga